The DNA segment ctgggattacagatatgcaccaccagCCCaggtcccttttctttttttaagacacaCAATAAATTTGAACAGAGCATAAAGTAAGATAGATAGTTCCCATATATTTTGCAACAGCTCCTGGATTCATATCTCTTTGTATCTGAGTAtttctaaaagtattttcatGTGGAGCTTTATATGACGGAACTTGGACAGCCTTGATGTTTctgagaatgtttttattttgtcttcatgtttgaaaaataagttggctagatataaaattcttgtttaGATGTTATTTCCTTCGACTAACCCTTGAAAGTATGATTGCGCTGTTTTCTTGCCACTAATATTACTTAAAACACTTAAAAGTGTTACTTATGTGAATTAATCCTTATTCCATTATTAGTCATTTTACAATTTCTTCAAATGtatctccaaatatttttgaatttttctcttacctATATTGTTCTTAGATTTCTTTTAGTATCtctacatgtttttgtttttctttattctcttctattTGAGACTCTAGGGGTCTTTGCAATCTGAagttacttgtttttattttgttctgagaAACTTATCTCcattatttcttctctccttttaatTATCTCTCTTAGATACTCCTATTATCTGAATGTTCAGACATCTATGTCTAGCCTTCATACCTGTGAATTTGTATTTTCTGTCTGTAtcctttcatcttattttctgATCTTCCAACTCattcatttttcagatatttcatctTGTTATTAATCCCATCTAccatgttctttattttaattgtgtttttcatACCAAGAGGTCCCACAATCACTTACTGAAACCCCTTGCAGCCACATATTTTTTAGAATTCTGAACATTTCAACCTTTAGAAAGGTAAGGTGAAAATAATCTAATGTAATACTGGGGCGTGGAACACTATCCTATAATCAGATATATTCTGCAGCAAAACTTAAGAGATTCACACTGAATACGATGACTACTACTATCAATAGTCAGTTCAGATTTTGTCACTCAATGAATTGtcctaaaacttatttttttttaattctggaatttcagaagtttttatttgtttgtttattgttgatAAGGGATTATGGATTAGTAGTTCCACATGTTTATATGCTTAAGGATTTCCTGCTATAGTTTTATATTGCtaatatgtttctttctttccttgcctaTTTACCAAAATGTATTCTAAATTCTTGGTTCATCTGTTTTGTGTTCCCCGCTGCacaccccacccccgcccccagttctaggaatcaaacccagggccctgtgagTGTGGGCAAATGCCATGTCCCATGCCAGTCCACCTGTTTTAACAGTTCTACTTTGAAAGTATAATCTGTCTGGCTTGTTGCCTTATACCTGGTTGTCTGGTTATTTGGGACTGGGAGTTCGTGCTCGCCTGGGGTCTCAGCAACTCCGTCTGGTAAGGGTACTGGGGATTCTGAAGGCTGTGTCACCCCAACCTGTGGCAGTCCTGGTGATCCaaggaagcagaaggaaagagCCCTAGGGTGGACAGCAGCACACACCCACAATGCATCACTCCCCTGACTGCCACACACCCGGAAGCCCTTagagagaagcaagaagggaGAAGGCAACTGACCAGACCTGGTTTTTGAAAAGAAGAGATGAAGAAGTCACTACAAACAATCCAGTCCTTTCTGTTCTTATCACATTCTCTTCTTGCTAGGCTTTTGCACTACCGTGATATTATCTCCAGAGGACTTTGGtaattatttgactttattaAAATGGATTCATGTGGggccatggtggtgcacacctgttatcccagctacttgggaggctaaggcaggagatcccaagtttgagtctagcctgggcaactttgcaagaccctgtctcaaaataataaatacataacaaggactggggatgtggctcagtggtagagctttttgggttcaatccccagtactgaaaaaataattgattCATGGTATACACATCATTCTGCACTCTATTTTTGCCTTTTACCAATGTATGTAAGTAGCacccataatttaaaaaaaattcttttgtagttatagatggacagaatgcctttattttatttatttatttttctgtggtgccaaggatcaaatccagtgcctcacatgtgctaggcaaagcgctatgccactgagctacagccccagcccaggacccATAATTTTTAACAGCACAACTGTACAATGTTTAATGGTATCAATGTACCACTGTTTATTCCACAGTTTTCCTTTTGTTGGACATTGTCTCCCAGCCCCTTAAAACAGGTTTGTATCCTTGACTATATTCTCTTACACACTGGAGCATTTATTCCCACTGTAAGATGTACAGTGGAAAGATGCATAAGGCATAGTGACAACATGGATTACTTCTAGGCtgggacagaggaagaaaagggaagggaatttttaaatttttctttgaacatCCTTTAAGACTTTCTATCCTGAATGTgcactcattttattatttatatatatatatatatatatatatatattataatattgtattacatatatgtattgtAGACATATGTGTTATATGCATATGAacttgggatatatatatatatatagagagagaataaCTAATTAAATTGAAATGAACTCTGTATGATCACATTCCATAGTTTAAATCTCTCTAATGGTTTCTATTAGTTTTCAAGTAAAGTTGAAGATCCCTGACAAGGCACAAAAGCCCTGAATAAACCAGCAACTATTGGCCTTTCCAGATCAACTGACCTCACTCTTCCCGTGCTTTTAGGTCCCTAGCTATAGGAACTTTAATTTATTGCCTGTAAAGCTTCAAGTTTTCTGTCTACTCATGGCCTCTGCAAACACTGATCCTGAAAACTTCTCCCCATCTTATTTGCCTAGCTATTTTCAGGaggcactgagaattgaacccagcggtgcttaaccactgagctacatcctcaactctttgttttttgatacagggtctcccttAATTGcctacagcctcactaagttgctaaggctggcttggaacttgtggccctcctgcctcagcctccagagcccctggaattacaggtatgtgccattatGTCCACCAGCTAGCTAATTCTTATTCATCcttcaaatttcagttttaaagtgACATGTTCAAAGTAGCTATCCCTGATCCCCCAGGTTGAGGTCAAGTTCCCTTCCCATGATAACTGCATTGGAACATGTATTTTCTTGTAgtattatcataattttaaaatccaaattaaaagtgaacaaataagccaggcactgtgacacatgcctgtaatctcagctacttgagagactgaggcaggaggattgcaggtttgaaaccagcctcagcaacttagtaaggctgtaaacaacctagtgagaccctgctgctaaataataaaaaataaaaagagctggggatgtggttcagtggtcagtTAAGTGCCCTCgtgctcaattcccagtacccccccccaaaataaaagtgaacaaagaaagtAAATGGATCTAAGTAAATGGAGAAACATTCTGGTGCTTGTAGATTGGGGAGATTCAACATAGtaagcagggtgcagtggcacacgtctgtagttccagctactcaggaggttgaaagTGGAAAGATAGCTTCAGCCCccaaagttcaagaccagactgggcaacatagCTAGACCCTGCCTCAGACAACAACAGTATTATAAAGGTGTTGATTTTCagtaggtgtggtggcacagacctgtattTCCAGAACTCGGGAGGCTTTGGcaaagagaatcacaagtttgaggccaacctcaacagcTTAGCAagcccccatctcaaaataaaaaattagaagggatggggatgtagctcagtagtaaagggcccctgggttcattcatcagtacacacacacacacaagatatcAGTTCTCCCCAAATTGACATACAAGTTGAATGTAATCTTTATCAATATCCCAACAAGACTTCTGTAGATAAAGAcaagagtattttaaaatctatatgaaaggcaaaggaactaaaattactataactatttcaaaagagaagaataaattgGGAAGAATCAGTCTATACAATTTTGTGACTTACTATTTATCTACAATAATCAAGACtgtatggtaaaaataaaaaatcctgtATGGTTTTGGCAGAAGGATAGACATATAGACTGATGCAGGCGAATAGAGAACCAAAAATATAGCTCCACAGAGAGTCAACTCTTTTTGACAAAGACACAGAAGCAACTCAATGGAGCAAAAGAGTATTTTCAACAAAAGTTTCTGGAGTTATTGTATCTTCATaggtaaaaaccagaaattaaaaaaaaaagctttggtCTAAACCTCatcttataaaaaattatatcaaatgaaTCAGAGATTTAAGTATAAAACTACGGCAGCTCCACCTCTCCAACGCAACTTCTAAATGTGTCCTTCTGCCCTCATCCCCCACTTGGCCTTCTCTTGCCACTGCTGCACTGTGTACTTGATTCTGTTCCTCGTCCTGTCTTCTCATAAGACTTTGAGGATCACGCGATTTCTggccaagaaacaaaagcaaaatcatcCCATTCCCCAGGGGGTTCAAATGAAAGCTGGTAACACAATCAGGTACAACTCCAAGAGGAGACACTGGAGGAGAGCCAAGCAGTCTGTGAGGAATAGGTTATGTCATGTCAAGTTGAAAATGTCACCACTAGATCAACTGGGAAGTTGGGAATATTTAACTAGAATGTGATCTTTCTTTAGCTATGAAGGTGCTGTAGTACTGGTTTGGGTTGGTTctgtaataaatatgtgaaactttaaaacaataaagaaatacatataaaactatataacTCTTAGAAGCTGACAGGGAAGAAAACCTTTGAGACCCATGGCTTGGTTAAGAGTTCTTAGAATAACACTAAAAGCAAGatccataaaaggaaaatgtgataatTTGTTTTCACTTGTGTTGAtgaagatatggagaaattggaacccttacACATTGCTTATGGAAATGTACAATGGTTTAGCTGGTGTGGAAAATAGGTTAAACacagaattatcatatgatctagcaattccattGCTGGGTATATACCccctaaaaattgaaaatacataGGTGGGCagggagtgtgactcagtggtagagcacttgcccagcatgcatgaagtTTTGGATTTGACCTGCAGcaagcaggagggagaaggggagagaaagggaagggagatgTTCCAACAAAATTTTGTATCTAAATGTTCACTGCAACACTATTCACTTAGCCAAAGATGGGAACAACTAatgtatccttcaacagatgaatgcataaataaatgtggtatatccatacaagggaatattattcacccctaaaaggaataaagtacCAATTCATATTAtagcatggatgaaccttgaaaacattatgttctgtggactggggctgtagctcagtggtacagcacttgcctagcatgtgtgaggcactgggtttgattctcagcatcacatataaataaatgaataaaattaggtctgatcaacatctaaaaaatatttaaaaaaagaaaacattatgctaagtgaaagcaCATGAAGGCCACctgctgtatgattccatttatagaaacATATATAACAGGTAAATTTAGAGACAGAAAGCATATTAGTGACTTTTAAGAACTGGGAGAAGCAGGGAATGGGGAATAACTGCCTCACGGGTACAGGGTTTCTCTTTAGGGTGAAAAAGTGTTCTGGAGCTAGCTGTAGTGgaacaggcctgtaattccagtgactcaggaaactgaagcagtaggatcacaagtcacaaccagcctcagcagcttagggaaaatgtgtcaaaatcaaaataaaaaggacggggGAATGTACTCAGTGGTAAGGCAACCCTGGctttaatcctcagtacccaaaaatgatgataatcatgatgaagataattaaaaaaataaaataattacaaggactgtggatgtagctcagtgatagaatgcctctagattcaatccccagtactgcaaaaaaaaattttttttaattaaaaaaaaaaatttacaaattaaattgaACTAGATAATGGTGATGATTGAATAATATTGTGAAAGTGctaaatattaatgataaaaatttttatgataaaattttaaaatatttttagttatggatggatactatattttatttattatttttatatggtgctgaggatcaaacccaaagcctcacatgtgccaggcaacaCTCTACCCCAGTAGAgtactgagctaccaccccagtcccattaatgacaaattttatgttatatgtattttaccacaataaaacgGTGACTTTTAGCATATATAGATTATACCTCAATGAAACAGATAAAacatcctggggctggggaggtagctcagctggtagagtgcttacctcctaggcataagaccctgggttcaatccccagcaccgcaaaaaaaaaaaaaaaaaaaaaaaaaaaatcctgtcattAATGGATGCTGAAAGTTGTAGCCAAAATTTTGGTGAAGATCATGAAAGTTACATAGAATCAAACTATTTCTCTATGAAAAGGACCCATGATCTggggtctggggatataactcagttggtagagtgcttgcctcacaagcacaaggtcctaggttcaatcccctgcactgcaaaaaagaaagaaaaatagtagtAGCTCTACATTGGTGGAATCTGGCAGATACCACCCATGATGGATAGCTTTTTGAGTAATTTGGAGAGTGgttttggatgagattaacatttacaTTGATGAATTTTGAGTAAAGAGATTGACCTctataatgtgggtgggccttaTCCAATCAGCTGAAAGCCCAAGTGGAACAAAAAGATGGATCTCTTCCCTGAGCAAAAGGGAATTCTCCAGGAGACTGCCTTTGGATTTCATTTATACTTCTCCTggattcttctctttttttctttctttctttcttttttttttttttttttttgttttgttttgttttgttttcttttttttgaaacagactgttgcccaggctggctcagACTTGTACTCCTcagccttagcttcccaagtagctgtggctacaggtgtgtgccaccatctCCTGGATCCTGAGCTTGTCACACTACACTACAGATCTGGACTTGTGAACCTCCATAATCACAGGAGCCAATTCCTTATTTTATAAACACGTATACACACACaagtgtgctctctctctctctctctcccacactACTTTAGCACCTTAATCAGATGTTCAAAGTTAACATGACCAGTCATATTAACTAACACATACATCATACTAAACTGGTAAAGTGAGAATAATTTTTCACTTATGTAATATTCCTGCCAAAAGTTCATATTCTCATTCTAATCATGAAGAAACAGCAGACAAACCTAAGCAGAGGGACATTCTGTGAAGTAACTGGcaaatactcttttaaaaaataacagtatttg comes from the Sciurus carolinensis chromosome 9, mSciCar1.2, whole genome shotgun sequence genome and includes:
- the LOC124993617 gene encoding 60S ribosomal protein L39-like, which translates into the protein MCPSALIPHLAFSCHCCTVYLILFLVLSSHKTLRITRFLAKKQKQNHPIPQGVQMKAGNTIRYNSKRRHWRRAKQSGEKVFWS